gtatttatatatatgatatattcTACTTTAATTTGGGGAGtaataatacataattttaaatttataaaaatacacacTAATTTTAATCACAACAATCATAAccaatttatatattgtgtttatttttcttgttacaaattaaaataaaaatataatttccTCGCGATTTTTCAAGTGTGCTTCCAAAACtcattaatttaattaattatgtatattaaaaCTTGTGCTTTAAGTAACCCATGAATTTCTTTCTCTAGGTAATAATACAATgtcaaaattaaaaataaatttatgaCTATATTtcgtatataatatatgttgGAGGAATTGTacgtttttatttattcgcttaataaaaattgataCATGTATATGCTAAATATTCCCATGGAAAATATGAAGACATACCATTTTAggttataaatataatatttatccTTAAAGACATTGtagaaataaaacaaattaaatatgccttattcttatatttttaaaacttaTAGCAATTCCCCCtgcttattttatttgtatgtttataaaaaaaatagcattGCATATTGCCagattttttatgtttaaaaaataggGTCTAAGTAAAATAAGAATGTATAATTAAAACcttttgaatttttatataatacaaaaaaaataacataaaataaaatagtcttatttttcaaaatgtaatattatatatttcaaattaAGATATGATAAATCATCTtcaaaatatgatatatttcaaaaacataataataaaaaagtgtgataaaaaaattatttatgtttatgTAGATTAAGctacaaaattaaataaaacgGGTTTATAAATGGCTTTGTTATGCTTTAATACATCATGTTTgatatgttattattttaatatgcatatttgcGTCTAGAATACAACTTCTCCATTtatcaattatataattatcatttagAGGAAcaagtatatattattatttttatattgcaacaaaattttttccaaaattatgtgttaaaaatattaagcTGATAACTGCAGATATTCTTTTACTAATCGATAAAACAACTTTTAATGAATTTCATTccaaaaattttatttgccTTTCCAGAGAATCACAAAATTTAAAGTAGTACTGTGTTCACTGTTATCCATGATACctttgtgaaaaaaaaaaaaaaataatacacatttttatatatttcttatttgcacataaagaaataaaatgtatttaGCAACAACGTAGGCATTTATGTTTAATGATgttttacttttattaaaattatgttaatgtatgtcttttttatttttttaagtacCACAAATGCCGGTATAGCAACGGATAAATTACTAGTTACAATGTTATAGTtatcaatataataattttcatctatttttttattgtatagAATAACAGACATAAGGAATTGAAAtatgagaaaaaatataaatcctAATAATCCTTTGATTCCTATTATTCCACATATAGCACCAGCTATTATACctacattttattaaaatatatatattatgcgaaaaaatacatgtatatatgcgCTATTGTGGGAATGAGTTTCAATATGATTGCTCATGATAAACAAATAGTCTTAcctattatttgtttataataaaaaaaaacatcgTCCATTTCATTCTGAagtagaaaaatataatttagcGTTAATGTTAAAAACATGTTGtaattgcatatatatatgtattaataaCTACACAAATAagcaatattatatatatgtatgcatacttgatatgaaataattttaaaatatgtatattatttgttaacTAACCTTAGTCAGCTTATCATGAAGAAGCTTCTTAAATAATTCACtgccatttttatttggctttgtcattttttaaaaatcaaaacaaacaaaagaataattttcaatgatactttattttgttcttttCTTTAAATCGTAGTATgtaatttcattttaattaatgaaatatccttattttttcatactttatttattatcattaatataatacttaaaaaaaattaacaaaaatataaaataaattatataagcataaaaaaatacatactgtatatatttaatctTGGTTACTCAACCATTTCAAAATggggaaaataaaaataattatataaaatatttcctaaagataaaattatttataaatataagtgaatttttgttttgaaaaatgaaaaaatgcaatatatataagcatTTTGTTAATACTTCCAAAAATAGCTTTTTGTCGTATATTTTACCTAAAAATACCAtataaattgttatttattttaatatattttattatttatattttttgtgtaaAATTCGTTTATagttacatatatatgggGTTTCATATGGGAAATTATAGCATGGCTTAAAATTAAGCACATAATgttgttatattttattgatggaaactaaaaaaaatggttATAAATCCTTTAAACTCTTAATAATTAAAGtgaaataaatgtaaaaattataaattgtttttccaaaaaaaaacaagaaCGGTTtgatttgttttatataaaacaacTGACGTTTTGAATAAcaaatttgataaaaaaaaaaaattattaacatggaatataaaaaagacaaaCTATTAAGCTGCCTCGAAAAATGCAttcacatatttttatgtgtaTACCTTCAAGTACGATttcttaatatatataagatcCCCTATAAGTATGTCCATAAgaatattatcaaataatttcgatataaaattaaatgcgAATTTTCTCCAatatcttttaatattttataaaaaaattaatttttttttataaatgaaaatataaatatgttattgCATTTCAGGTGCCCACGATATTTTAATACGCACGtcgttttaaaaaaaattgctttttaatataattgcaactataaaaaacatatttttcaatttataattttataaatagtataaaaaatgaagaaatataaacatgtgtgaaataatttttttttataaaacatgaaaaaaattggttgcatatatatatatatagtatgtGTCTATTTTCgtaattttcattatatgaagaaattaaaaataaaaaacggTGGTACCGTATGTATAATTACATATTCACAATCTCAAACAAAACATGGGGCCCAATTGCGTTGCAATAAAACCAATAGAAAATTATCCTTACGCGAGTATATAAAACACTATTTATGgcatatcatttttatttcacttCATTCTTactatttttgttttaaaaaatgatatgaTTTGTCTTTAAGTCTCTTAAATggttacatatataaatactgaaaaaaaaaaataatgttggAAAATTAacttgtttttatttttaaatttattctTATTTAGATTTTGCTGATGTGAACAAAATTAGAGAGGCACCACATGTCCATGATTCAATAAAGAATATGCAATTGAGTaaaacatgaaaaaaaaacacacacatatataagcatgataacttttttttattatgcaAGTCTTTATATACCATATATAATGTGTTTCTTTAAAACGTTTACATGTACAAACGtattatgttttaaattcattacaatacatatatataaacatatgtGATTATGTaaaaactttttattttttattttttatttttttgtcagAAATTGCAGGTTTGATGAAtcaaaagaaaaatgaaaatgctttaaaaaagaacgtcaattttaatatgtctccacaaacaaaaaatgatataggTAAGAAAAAGTTCAGCATCGAAAATTCAGCTATTGCCGAAATCCTTaacaataaattatttcaaaGAAATTCATGCCCAAATATTTCAACTCCTAACAATAATAAGAGTATTGATAAAGAACCGATTTTAGGTAAAAGTCCAAAGTCATTTACACAACCAAAGACctcaaatataaataaagtgatagatgaaaattataaaaaaaaattaatcgCTGCTTTACAATCGaggaataataaatatgatgatACAAAAAACATAGCTTGTGATAACacagaagaaaataataatattgacacaaaaaatataaataataccCTTAATAACagaatagaaaatatatcaataaataaatcacGTTATTCTGATTGCACACATATATCTAGCGAtcatgaagaaaataacaTTTGTATAAATCAATTTCAGGATAATAAATCTTATAAAGATCCAAACTTggtaaaaaatgaaacaaaaGATTTGTTgtatttcaaaaataaaaatacactTACAGATGATTCTACCTGTACACCGGATGAAGAAAATAGCAATAATGAATtactcaaaaaaaaaaatacacattttttttttaatttttttaatttaaaaaaaaaaaaaaatcgtaatttcaaaaatgaagatatCAAAAAAAGTGATTCCAATGAAGACAAACATAAATCTCCTAAGGACCCAAATTCTTTTATACCTCctaaaaagaataaaaggagtctaaaatatttttttttccattaaatggaaatatttaatatataattcgcTTAAAAcagcaaaataaaaaataaattatatattatattaattgcattttatatacccgcgttttttatatttgttttatttccCTTCACATTTTAGCGTGAAGTTctgtataatatttttataattttgtatcgaatatttttatatgaacaattttattatatttttattttatggcttttttgtttagttgttttttaatacgaaatataaaaaattatgtataatatatatgtccTCGTTGAATAGACTATTAAGGAGCACGGTTAAAAACAATACTATAAAGGTCTCAATTGTTTAAGAAAACGAGAAACTAAAAAtacacaaataaaataaaaataatataacataaaaataaactacaaattaaaattgtgGTTAAAAGCTAAAAAGGCCATTGAAAAAAACTCAAAAAATgacatataaattaattgtTATAATCCGGTTGTTGCATATTTTCAATCGAATTTGgataataattatagttGGAATAAAAATCTGGAACGTTTTGAAACCTTTggttaaataaaaagggTACTCCACATGCATTGTACATAAAATTTGCCCACTGACTCATACTTTCTTTGTTATAAGGGAAAGGGCCCATAAAAGGAGGAAGGTGGGAATATTTTGAATGACTAAAAAGGacgaaataaataagtaaaaaataagaaaatacatatatatataaatattcgaatatgcaaaattaaaatactcttaaaaaaaataattatatactaccttttattattttgtcgTTTTATAGACATTTTTGGCTTCTTAGGTTCGGCTTTTCTAACTTCAACCATTTTATcctaattaaaaaaaaaaaaaattattaatatatacgcatatttacaatataataatattatactaAGGACATATGCATATTCTCCTCATTCCACtattatttcttatttaattttacataaattttatgcCTTTTGTGCTTGAGAACTTTTGCAACTGATGATTCATTTGTGAAAACTACAAAACCAAAACATCGAGATCTACCACTAGAATCTACAACAATTTGTACTATATCTATTTCTCCAAATGCCGAAAAATAactaaataataataattaaaaaaatgtggatatataaatatgcatacgTACAATATACATGTATACGTTCTCATACATACAAATATCTGCATAATCGCATAATattctattatatatatatttattttattttttaattgtttatGCCTTTCTAAAGTATCTTTAGTCCAATAGTAGCTTAATCCGCctacaaatatttttctttgaATATCTGAGGGTGTTGTATTGTGTTCCTCACGAACATCCACTCGTTTCCCATTCAATTCATGAGAATCctgaataaaatatacataatgtgccttatatatttttttttttgctttttatattctttcttgattttttaatataccattaatatttgatctttatttatatgagaTGACATGGTTACAAAGGCAAACCCTCTGTTCCTTTTTGTCTCGTGATCTTGTGCGATAACTACATTTTGCACAGGtccatatttttcaaaatattcggttatatacttttaaatcgaaataaataaaaaaatatcagtttattatattcgAATAAATTagagaaaaatatgaaaaaaaattaacatatattaaataaaaccacaatatttgtattactttatttgtaatattttgtgGAATTCCTCcaatgaaaaatttaaatggtTCATTTATAGTTTTTGAGCTACTTCCATATTCAATAATTCCTGTTGAAGCTAAATGTGTAAGCATGCATATGTGTATAAGAATAAATCcagatatttttatattaatttttattgttcTAATTTGTGTATTACCAGTACTTAGAGTATCCGTATTTTTGCTCCTAGAGGATGAACTacttttatcatttttgttAGAGCATTTTGACATGCTTTTTTCATGGCAAcaacacatttttttttttcctaaaaatagaaaaggttagcaataatatatttataattatgaatGTACATACATTGGGGtggatattattttatacaaGGTATCCTAACCACGCCTATAAGAACTGTTAGATAAACTTCGTTCTCGTTTTTCTCTGTTTTCACAATTGTTGTCACTTTCATTTTCGAGAGAAATATTGTCTATTACTTTTTTCCCggtttcttcatttttattttcttttatttttgaggatgtatcattatcatttggttcatttattatatcatttgaagtcattttgtgtattttatttttcttcgAGAAAAAGGAAGCACGATTTTAATATCGATgtattaaataaagatCTATATTACATATAGTTATTAAatctataaatatttattttggataaaaattattttttatttattttttttttttattttaatttaaagaaatatatatttttaaatttattacatttaatgtattatatatatatatatatatatatatatatactcgATGCTCccttttctatttttttttttattttaaactttttttcaaaataatattttttttatttaattatttttatacttcCCACATTAATTCTATTAAATATTAGAAATAACATTGcatactatatttttatattataaaaaaaaaataagtacACACATGTATGCAATACAAAAGTAGACATGATATAGGAAATACTGTACTTAATTTTTaggagaaaaaaaaaaccaTAGATATTTTTCATTCAAAATGTTCGTTAATATTTCCTCGTGTATGCtatttaacattttatttcgttttattttattttcaccTTTTTTATACCAGCTGGTAtggttttattttattttctcgcaattttaaattaatttaaaaaacgGATTTAACTTAAATGGTAAACATTATAccaaaaaattgtaataaaatttaattgaGTTATTTTATGGTTTATTATcaataatgtaaaaatatagaaaaaaggaaaaaaaagtatataaaattaataatataaatatataatcacGAAATGTATGAATGCATACTCACATGATATAAAGAgggaaaatataacattaaaaaaaaaaaaaaaaaaagcgGAACCAAAAAATTTAGTTAATTTTGTAAACAAACGCAATGATAGACTAAGTTTTTtgctttaaaaaaaaatagtaaaaatattagtctgtattttttgatttttattataattaatgtatttctaatatatttttttttataatatttaaaaacacAAACTATTCAGTATATTGTGTGGTTCCCAaagtttattatatatatggataaatatgtatttcattttatttcatccaTATCTATACTACTACATATAACATTTCAAAGCACATATAGTTCTATTTCATAtccataatatttttaaacgATTCTAAATGGTTTTGCCAACTTTCCCTTTCTTCTCTAGTTTTAAATGTGAAAAGGTAAGTATTAATGTTCACACTACTAACAGATATTTCAAGGGATTTAAGATTATCTACTTTGGTTCGTATTgatgttattttatttaaaggAAAAGACCCAATAGGCTTTTTATGTCCATCATCATCTGCTTTCCCTTTATACCATTCAAGAAGTTTCCCATCTTTTGAACATGTTACTTTAACAGTTTCATGAAAAATAgtagtttttattttaacaactttagttaatatttttcggtattctttaattttttcatcttttaaattttttgcTGAAATATCTTCCCCTGAATTATCTGTAGATAACTTTTCATCTTCATCTTCATCTTCATcatcatatatttcatcttttatgtttatttttcgAGCTGTTGGGGAATATGTAGGCCTTCTTCTTGCATTTCTTATAACATTTGGTTTTATGTTGCTATCGTCATTATTGttactattatttaaatcacCTAAATTTCCATGACTGTTTACTATTCCCTGATTTGTGTTAGTTCCATTATACTCTTTTTGATTtgcattatatttttcttgttTTAATTCATAGTTAAAATTTTCTATCAAATTCGATAAAGGTCCGTTATTTGTCTGTTATGCGAAAAAGGGCAAACAAATGAGTAGCACCAAATTGGCAAACACAAAATGAATAGCATCAAACtaacaaataaaagatattgagctatttcgtttttttaCCATTTCTGGATTGTAATTTATCAGAGGACCATCGGGCGTTCTTTTCCCCCATCTTTCATAACAGCTATATGGAACTGTATTTcccatattatttttatgtgaattttttttttttttaatttattaacgTTTTAATAGAAGAAAAAGTGGTAAATTATATCAAACCGTCAAAGttgtttaaataaataaaaaagaaccACAAGGATTTTCAAAACTTTGACAACATATATTTCTCAAATGTGTAAAATGCATAtagttaaatatatatgcatatatacatatatgatgtatatatatattttttttttttctcctaaataattaatattatatgtaattaaatttgatattaattttttttttgtcatttttttaaataatgtgCGTgtgttataaataaaataaataacaaaacaTTTTCaaggaaaatattaaatt
The DNA window shown above is from Plasmodium berghei ANKA genome assembly, chromosome: 7 and carries:
- a CDS encoding Rab5-interacting protein, putative, giving the protein MTKPNKNGSELFKKLLHDKLTKNEMDDVFFYYKQIIGIIAGAICGIIGIKGLLGFIFFLIFQFLMSVILYNKKIDENYYIDNYNIVTSNLSVAIPAFVVSWITVNTVLL
- a CDS encoding RNA-binding protein, putative; amino-acid sequence: MTSNDIINEPNDNDTSSKIKENKNEETGKKVIDNISLENESDNNCENREKRERSLSNSSYRRGKKKMCCCHEKSMSKCSNKNDKSSSSSRSKNTDTLSTASTGIIEYGSSSKTINEPFKFFIGGIPQNITNKYITEYFEKYGPVQNVVIAQDHETKRNRGFAFVTMSSHINKDQILMDSHELNGKRVDVREEHNTTPSDIQRKIFVGGLSYYWTKDTLERHKQLKNKINIYIIEYYAIMQIFVCMRTYFSAFGEIDIVQIVVDSSGRSRCFGFVVFTNESSVAKVLKHKRHKIYDKMVEVRKAEPKKPKMSIKRQNNKSHSKYSHLPPFMGPFPYNKESMSQWANFMYNACGVPFLFNQRFQNVPDFYSNYNYYPNSIENMQQPDYNN
- a CDS encoding acylated pleckstrin-homology domain-containing protein, putative; amino-acid sequence: MGNTVPYSCYERWGKRTPDGPLINYNPEMTNNGPLSNLIENFNYELKQEKYNANQKEYNGTNTNQGIVNSHGNLGDLNNSNNNDDSNIKPNVIRNARRRPTYSPTARKINIKDEIYDDEDEDEDEKLSTDNSGEDISAKNLKDEKIKEYRKILTKVVKIKTTIFHETVKVTCSKDGKLLEWYKGKADDDGHKKPIGSFPLNKITSIRTKVDNLKSLEISVSSVNINTYLFTFKTREERESWQNHLESFKNIMDMK